The uncultured Paludibaculum sp. sequence CCAGCATCGTCTTGGCGTGCGAGCAGCCCATGACCGGTTATCACGAGACGAACTATTCGATGGCCTACAGCTCGCACATCTCGTGGCAGTCGCCGGACTCGCCGGTCCCGAACGAGGTCTATCCGTCGCTGGCCTGGGATAACCTGTTCGAGAACCGCGGCAACCTCCGGAATATGAGCGTCCTCGATCGAGTGAAGGACGACGCGGCAGCGCTCGGTCGTCAAATCAGTTCCGACGACAAGACCAAGCTGGACGAATATCTCACCAGCGTGCGGGAAGTCGAAAAGCGCATCGACCGTCTGCGCGGGGCCAAAGACAAGGCGGAAGAGACCGCGAAGCAGCACAACCGGCCCGTCTTCTCCATGGATCGTCCGGCGAACGGTTTACCGGAGGATCTTCGCGATCACGCGCGCCTGATGTGCGACATCATCGCCATCGCGTTCCAGACCGACAAGACGCGCGTGGCCTCGCTGTTGCTGGCCAGAGACCTCTCCGCGATGTACTACCCGTTCCTGGAAGTTCGCGAAGGCCACCATGCCGCGTCGCACCACAACCTGTCAGACGGCTACGAGCGGATCGCGCGCTTTCACCTCAGCCAACTCGCTTACCTGGCCACCAAGCTCGACAGCATGCCGGAGGGCAATGGAACGGTGCTGGACAACTCCTGCCTGATGTGGCTCTCGAACATGTGGATCGGCCGCAAGCACGACAACACGCGGCTGCCTCTGGTGTTGGCCGGAGGCCTCGGCGGGACACTCAAAACCGGCCGTACGCTCAGCTATCTCGAAGACGGTGACGACAACCGCAAGCTCTGCA is a genomic window containing:
- a CDS encoding DUF1552 domain-containing protein, which gives rise to MALPWLQSFSALAETTNPVFPKRFAVLFMGNGVNEDHWSSDGSGAGMTLSKTLSPLEPLKHKINVIHGLFQKRATGHGIHPPQTGSLLSGADIRRGAIIRAGTTVDQVVANRMGRDCAQPSIVLACEQPMTGYHETNYSMAYSSHISWQSPDSPVPNEVYPSLAWDNLFENRGNLRNMSVLDRVKDDAAALGRQISSDDKTKLDEYLTSVREVEKRIDRLRGAKDKAEETAKQHNRPVFSMDRPANGLPEDLRDHARLMCDIIAIAFQTDKTRVASLLLARDLSAMYYPFLEVREGHHAASHHNLSDGYERIARFHLSQLAYLATKLDSMPEGNGTVLDNSCLMWLSNMWIGRKHDNTRLPLVLAGGLGGTLKTGRTLSYLEDGDDNRKLCSLFLSIMDRMDVKLDQFGDAETRLQRL